AGGAGCAAAGAATGGCGAAACAGAAATTTGATCGCAGCAAGCCGCACGTGAATGTGGGGACGATTGGGCATATCGATCATGGCAAGACGACTTTGACAGCGGCGATCACCAAGGTGCTGTCAAAGCACAATCCGAAGATCCAGTTCCGCTCGTTTGATTCGATCGACAACGCGCCGGAAGAGCGCGAGCGCGGTATCACGATCGCGACGGCGCACGTTGAATACGAGACGCCGAATCGGCACTATGCGCACGTCGATTGCCCGGGCCACGCCGACTACATCAAGAACATGATTACGGGCGCGGCGCAGATGGACGGCGCGATTCTCGTGGTCGCAGCGACCGATGGTCCGATGCCGCAGACCAAAGAACACGTGCTGCTGGCGCGTCAGGTCGGAGTGCCCTACATTGTGGTGTTTCTGAACAAGTGCGATGCGGTGGAAGA
The sequence above is drawn from the Acidobacteriota bacterium genome and encodes:
- the tuf gene encoding elongation factor Tu (EF-Tu; promotes GTP-dependent binding of aminoacyl-tRNA to the A-site of ribosomes during protein biosynthesis; when the tRNA anticodon matches the mRNA codon, GTP hydrolysis results; the inactive EF-Tu-GDP leaves the ribosome and release of GDP is promoted by elongation factor Ts; many prokaryotes have two copies of the gene encoding EF-Tu); this encodes MAKQKFDRSKPHVNVGTIGHIDHGKTTLTAAITKVLSKHNPKIQFRSFDSIDNAPEERERGITIATAHVEYETPNRHYAHVDCPGHADYIKNMITGAAQMDGAILVVAATDGPMPQTKEHVLLARQVGVPYIVVFLNKCDAVEDAELIDLVEVEVRELLSKYQFPGDALPVVRGSALGALNGEAKWEKTIDELMEAVDKNVPLPARDVDKPFLMPIEDIFSISGRGTVVTGRIERGKVKVSEEVEIVGFRETRKTVVTGVEMFKK